Proteins co-encoded in one Girardinichthys multiradiatus isolate DD_20200921_A chromosome 11, DD_fGirMul_XY1, whole genome shotgun sequence genomic window:
- the bsx gene encoding brain-specific homeobox protein homolog, whose translation MSVNYASAAPTQRSTSFFIEDILLHKPKPLREVIPAPFCSSLTSRMPILEYGYPLIPTPILAPHPHPLHKPEHHQYFFTPGIQMPALFQHHAELPGKHCRRRKARTVFSDSQLSGLEKRFEIQRYLSTPERVELATALSLSETQVKTWFQNRRMKHKKQLRKAQDERKTPAEMERCAENSSAESDLNEKSAEELRHGLEADSYMLEENDDDVDIEDDICSTDHLL comes from the exons ATGAGTGTGAACTATGCCTCCGCGGCGCCCACGCAGAGATCCACGTCGTTTTTCATTGAGGATATTCTGTTGCACAAACCCAAGCCACTGAGAGAGGTTATTCCCGCGCCCTTCTGCAGCTCCCTGACTTCCAGAATGCCCATCCTGGAGTATGGATATCCTCTGATTCCGACGCCAATCCTGGCTCCACATCCTCACCCACTCCACAAGCCGGAGCATCACCAGTACTTTTTCACACCTG GGATCCAGATGCCGGCTCTTTTCCAGCACCACGCAGAGTTGCCAGGCAAACACTGCCGGCGCAGGAAGGCCCGGACCGTGTTTTCCGACTCTCAGCTGTCCGGACTAGAGAAGCGCTTCGAGATCCAGCGGTACCTGTCCACACCGGAGAGAGTGGAGCTGGCCACGGCGCTCAGCCTCTCCGAGACACAG GTAAAGACGTGGTTCCAGAACAGGCGGATGAAGCACAAGAAACAGCTGAGGAAAGCGCAGGATGAGCGCAAAACTCCCGCAGAGATGGAGCGCTGCGCAGAGAACTCCAGCGCAGAGAGCGACCTGAACGAGAAGAGCGCGGAGGAGCTGAGACACGGCCTGGAAGCGGACTCATACATGCTGGAGGAAAACGACGACGACGTGGACATCGAGGACGACATTTGCTCCACAGATCATCTACTATAG